CTTTCACCTTTTACCTATTCATGACCAATTCGTTTCTTAATCGCATTTTCTATCCTCTCCAATAATGTGGCCTTATGCGTAATGCGTTTCATTTTTTCTTCGTCCTGCTTCATTTTTTCGGCGGGATCGAACAGCATGGCGGTGCACATGCAGTTTTTGCGGCCTTTGCTCATCAGGATGTCGTAATTAACGCAGCTTTTGCAGCCTGCCCAAAAGTTTTCGTCCTGCGTAAGCTCAGAGTAGGTTACTGGTTCGTATCCAATTTCTGAGTTTATCTTCATTACCGCCAGGCCGGTGGTAAGTCCGAATATCTTGGCTTCCGGATACTTTTTACGCGAAAGCTGGAAAATGGCATGTTTAATTGCCTTTGCCAAACCCACTTTACGGAAGTTTGGGTTGACGATAAGGCCCGAGTTGGCAACAAAATCGCCATGGCTCCAGGTTTCAATGTAGCAGAAGCCGGCCCAGGTACCGTCTTTATGCAAGGCGATAACTGCTTTGCCTTCCAGCATTTTGTTGGCAACATATTCTGGCGACCGTTGCGCAATACCCGTTCCGCGTGCCTTGGCCGATTCGGCCATTTCATCGCAAATCATTGTGGCATAATCTACATGCTGAGCTGTAGCAACCTGAATATCAAAATCTTGTATGGTCATTTAAATAGATAATTACCGTTAAATTAATTGGCTTTTAATCGCCTTAATAATTAGATGGCTTTTTTACAAAGAAGTTTAACAACTCTTTTGCGGGGTTTAGTACGGGAAATTAATTCAAACCCTTGGCATATAGGGCCTTCGTCGGGAAGGGCAGGATAAAAAAACAGTTGAACCCAAAGCAGCGGCAATGGGAGCAAATCTTGCTCTTGTTGCGGGCTTATTTAAGCTTGGTTGATTCATTTTTTTTGAGGTATTACTGTGTTTTTAATTTGGGTGCAAATTAGGCCATAAATTTTTACTTATCCAAGAAAAAACTTACATTATAACATTTAAATGGAAATGAGATAACCCGCCCGTTATTATCCCGGTGAAAAGACGGTAAAATAAATTGCCGCCATTTAATTTTCGTGTGCCCCGAAATTGCCACGAAAACAGTACACAAATACTCAAAATGAAGTCAAAAAGACAGCAAAAAAATCCAATTAGTTTCAATTTTTGTGCAACTAATTAACACGTTTACGCAATTGTTGACAAATCGAAGATTTTGACGATAGCCTCCGGTGTCGTACGTCTTTATTTTGCCTGGGCGATAATCCCGATTGCGTCTTCGCGCGATTTATTTTCAATTGCCATCACAAATTCTATCGGGCCGCCGCCTTTGCCACAGCCGAAACATTGAAACATATTTTTTTCTTCGTAAACCATTAATGACGTAGCCTGATCTTTGTGGAAGGGGCACTTACCTTTAAGCGCTTTTCGGCTTACTTCGAGCAGGATGTATTTGGAGACGATTTCTACGAGGTTGGGTTGGACAGGGGTGGAGATAGATTCTGACATAGACATATAAGATGGGCGAAAATAAGAATTAATACGCGTGGTTAAAGCGGTGAACAAAAAAACGTTGCTTTGCCTTGCACTATCACAACAAATGGCCTTAACCTGAAAATACCACGATATAGGGTTTACCGCGGAGTGATGAGGTATGATTTAATTTTCCTATTGTTGTAAA
The genomic region above belongs to Mucilaginibacter sp. KACC 22773 and contains:
- a CDS encoding GNAT family N-acetyltransferase — encoded protein: MTIQDFDIQVATAQHVDYATMICDEMAESAKARGTGIAQRSPEYVANKMLEGKAVIALHKDGTWAGFCYIETWSHGDFVANSGLIVNPNFRKVGLAKAIKHAIFQLSRKKYPEAKIFGLTTGLAVMKINSEIGYEPVTYSELTQDENFWAGCKSCVNYDILMSKGRKNCMCTAMLFDPAEKMKQDEEKMKRITHKATLLERIENAIKKRIGHE
- a CDS encoding CHC2 zinc finger domain-containing protein; this translates as MSESISTPVQPNLVEIVSKYILLEVSRKALKGKCPFHKDQATSLMVYEEKNMFQCFGCGKGGGPIEFVMAIENKSREDAIGIIAQAK